From Companilactobacillus heilongjiangensis, one genomic window encodes:
- a CDS encoding helix-turn-helix domain-containing protein: MDIQTFIDKRKELGLSQKELSNGICTQATLSKFENNGKIPSLKILIQLCNRLGLSLDSIIGVTDSKSQKVIKQMNKAEFNLIIQEYEDSWNIIKSINVDDLENDKDALMQYYYLKGYLNVLDGGDLFDAVFDFNRILSELDAQGETIFTFLSFVGMGMVYAKQGDDGKSEYYFSKVFNDIYTMSIDDVSKIWRYINIIFYCALYYSERSDLETANALLNYGVKICSENHVTYYIARIYAQLAMNESRVNGSNKKVRGYMNKALVFSEFNQNAKEIEVIKRWVASNKL; the protein is encoded by the coding sequence GTGGATATACAGACGTTTATTGATAAAAGAAAAGAGTTAGGTCTCTCACAGAAGGAACTAAGTAACGGAATCTGCACACAAGCAACTTTGAGTAAGTTTGAAAATAACGGTAAAATACCATCACTAAAAATTTTAATTCAACTTTGTAATCGTCTAGGTTTATCTCTGGATAGTATCATTGGTGTGACTGATAGTAAGAGCCAAAAGGTTATCAAACAAATGAATAAAGCAGAGTTTAATCTAATTATTCAGGAGTACGAAGATTCTTGGAATATTATCAAGTCTATCAATGTTGACGACCTAGAAAATGATAAAGATGCTTTAATGCAATACTATTACTTAAAAGGTTATTTGAATGTCTTAGATGGCGGAGATCTGTTCGATGCAGTATTTGACTTCAATCGAATTTTGTCGGAATTAGATGCTCAAGGTGAGACGATTTTTACCTTCTTGTCATTTGTTGGCATGGGAATGGTTTATGCCAAACAAGGTGATGACGGTAAGAGTGAGTATTACTTCAGCAAAGTTTTCAATGATATTTATACAATGTCGATCGATGATGTGTCGAAAATTTGGCGTTATATCAATATTATTTTCTACTGTGCATTGTATTATTCCGAACGCAGCGATTTAGAGACTGCTAATGCTTTGTTAAATTACGGCGTTAAAATTTGTTCAGAAAATCATGTTACTTATTATATTGCGAGAATTTATGCCCAATTGGCTATGAACGAAAGTCGAGTTAACGGCAGCAATAAGAAGGTTCGTGGTTATATGAACAAGGCACTGGTATTTTCTGAATTTAATCAGAATGCCAAAGAGATTGAGGTTATAAAACGCTGGGTTGCCAGCAATAAGCTTTAA
- a CDS encoding glycine betaine ABC transporter substrate-binding protein: protein MKKQKFIKLFLLALLIIPIISACSSQTAPFNSKEKLGSQVNYTITGIDAGAGIMSSTQTALKSYGLEKNNWQLQTSSTAAMTSTLDKAIQDKRPIVVTGWQPHWMFTKYPIKFLKDPKNVYGKAEHINTVVRKGLKTDKPEAYTILDRFHWNPTQMSKVMLKVNDGMDPNKAAKQWIKANPKLVNEWTKGVKKVHGQSLKMTYVAWDSEIASTNVIAQVLRNQGYKVTIQAMEIQPVWASIATGAADAQVSAWLPKTSGLFYKDYKGRFEDLGPNLQGAKVGLAVPKYMTNINSIEDLKNK, encoded by the coding sequence TTGAAGAAACAAAAGTTTATTAAACTTTTCTTACTAGCTTTATTGATTATCCCAATTATTTCCGCCTGCAGTTCTCAGACTGCTCCATTCAACAGCAAAGAAAAATTGGGTTCACAGGTCAACTATACAATCACTGGTATCGATGCCGGTGCTGGTATTATGTCATCAACTCAAACTGCTTTGAAGTCATATGGTTTGGAAAAGAACAATTGGCAGCTACAGACAAGTTCAACCGCTGCGATGACTAGTACTTTGGACAAAGCTATTCAAGACAAGCGTCCAATCGTCGTAACAGGTTGGCAACCGCACTGGATGTTTACTAAATATCCAATCAAATTCTTGAAAGATCCAAAGAACGTCTATGGTAAAGCTGAACATATCAATACCGTTGTTCGTAAAGGTTTGAAGACTGATAAGCCGGAAGCCTACACAATTTTGGACCGTTTCCACTGGAATCCTACTCAGATGTCTAAGGTTATGTTAAAGGTCAATGACGGAATGGACCCTAATAAAGCTGCTAAGCAGTGGATTAAGGCCAATCCAAAATTGGTTAATGAATGGACTAAGGGTGTTAAAAAGGTTCATGGTCAATCATTGAAGATGACTTATGTGGCTTGGGATTCTGAAATTGCTTCAACTAATGTGATTGCTCAAGTCTTGAGAAATCAGGGTTATAAGGTCACAATTCAAGCAATGGAAATTCAACCCGTTTGGGCTTCAATTGCCACAGGAGCTGCCGATGCACAAGTTAGTGCTTGGTTGCCTAAGACTTCAGGTCTCTTTTATAAAGATTATAAGGGTAGATTTGAAGATTTAGGACCTAATTTACAAGGTGCCAAAGTGGGATTAGCCGTACCAAAATATATGACAAATATTAATTCCATTGAAGATTTAAAAAATAAATAA
- a CDS encoding ElyC/SanA/YdcF family protein, translating into MLNQKDLEAFNILGEFCGQRDIPELTTAALQQKYKISQADVFVLFGGSILYGVDILVKAIQNKVAKKYLIVGGYGHTTATLQQTVAHQYPDLQTSDMQEADLFAALLKKRFNLQADYLETKSTNCGNNITYLLDLLKQKHIDFQSIILAQDATMQKRMSACLDKYVSADVKIINFATYQNHLTIKNHEITFTKDIPGMWTPERYMKLLMGEIPRLTDNTDGYGPQGKNFISHVDIPEKVRQTYLFLNDKHPQINRPSNNLYSS; encoded by the coding sequence TTGCTTAACCAAAAAGATCTTGAAGCTTTCAATATACTGGGAGAGTTTTGCGGTCAACGTGATATTCCAGAATTAACCACAGCCGCCCTACAACAAAAATACAAAATTTCTCAAGCAGACGTTTTCGTTTTGTTCGGTGGCAGTATTCTTTACGGTGTCGACATTTTAGTGAAAGCCATTCAAAATAAAGTTGCCAAAAAGTATCTCATTGTTGGTGGCTACGGTCATACAACCGCTACTTTGCAACAAACTGTTGCCCATCAATATCCTGACCTGCAAACTAGCGATATGCAAGAAGCTGACTTATTTGCGGCTCTGTTGAAAAAGCGATTCAATTTACAGGCAGATTACTTGGAAACTAAATCAACTAATTGTGGCAATAACATCACCTATTTGTTAGACCTTCTCAAACAAAAACATATTGATTTCCAATCAATTATTCTGGCTCAAGACGCAACTATGCAAAAAAGAATGTCGGCTTGCTTGGATAAGTATGTTTCAGCAGATGTTAAAATAATTAATTTTGCTACATACCAAAATCATTTGACTATCAAAAACCATGAGATAACTTTTACCAAGGACATCCCCGGAATGTGGACACCTGAGCGTTACATGAAATTATTAATGGGAGAAATTCCGCGGCTAACCGATAATACTGACGGTTATGGACCCCAAGGTAAAAATTTCATCAGTCACGTCGATATTCCCGAAAAAGTTCGGCAGACGTATCTTTTTTTGAATGACAAACACCCACAGATCAACCGTCCCAGCAATAATTTGTATTCTTCTTAA
- a CDS encoding ArnT family glycosyltransferase — protein MDYIPGLYTDETNYMNEVISKAHFGTDIHGLKNPIYFASVWGQGQSILYAWIITPLIKLFGFSIFLFRFPMALLTLVTILSIVLAIYFTSDDKWLSICITLAMVTTPWFLISGRWVLDANISPIFVTLGLVTMYLAMVNSSSIGRYLLLLGSAALLSLSAYGYVASWIYLPFLIIGLLFTGLIKKWFSLKEMFVWAMAILILVLPLIVFAYRVNVQHIDKFSKFMFFDLPYLQANRVSSLISTKGSILSSIKQNVFMGINQINLGSDNLPQNSTYPYGVIFPFMLAFTAIGLFGKNSFLNTNVKNFRIIILESLLAFIPGVMVIRPNYNHWNFLWFPLAVLTGYGVYLSFKAVGKVGKTTFILLPLAVFMLFAYKAYFGFNNQITSFNNSSGSMEETAQINKMMTKDNKGHKLYIKNLSSFFNTFRLVQKPINSSEYVSMEKVPRKNKESIVPSPQKDYGYLRDLNDVGRAESGDSTMLFDEDMSENGGFLSDKSWHFVKHSYFNHRKVEIFKKE, from the coding sequence TTGGACTATATACCAGGTTTGTATACTGATGAAACTAATTATATGAATGAGGTTATCAGTAAAGCTCATTTTGGAACGGATATTCATGGACTTAAGAATCCAATATATTTTGCAAGTGTTTGGGGACAAGGACAGTCGATATTATATGCTTGGATTATAACGCCATTGATAAAGTTGTTTGGATTTTCTATATTCTTATTTAGGTTTCCTATGGCATTGTTAACTTTAGTAACAATTCTAAGTATTGTATTAGCAATTTATTTTACTTCGGACGATAAATGGTTATCTATCTGTATTACGTTAGCAATGGTCACGACACCATGGTTTCTGATTTCAGGACGATGGGTCTTAGACGCTAATATTTCACCGATCTTTGTAACTTTAGGTTTGGTGACAATGTATTTGGCTATGGTCAATTCTTCAAGTATTGGTAGATATTTGCTCTTGCTAGGGTCAGCAGCACTACTATCGCTATCAGCTTATGGTTATGTTGCCTCATGGATATATTTGCCATTTTTGATAATAGGGTTACTTTTTACTGGATTAATAAAAAAATGGTTTTCTTTGAAGGAAATGTTCGTCTGGGCAATGGCAATATTGATACTAGTTTTGCCATTAATCGTATTTGCATATAGGGTAAATGTTCAACATATTGATAAGTTTTCAAAATTTATGTTCTTTGATCTACCGTATTTACAAGCAAATAGAGTGAGTTCTTTGATTAGTACCAAGGGTTCAATTTTAAGTAGTATTAAGCAAAATGTATTTATGGGAATTAATCAGATTAACTTGGGTAGCGATAATCTACCTCAAAATAGTACGTATCCTTATGGTGTGATTTTTCCATTTATGTTAGCTTTTACAGCTATCGGACTATTTGGAAAGAATTCATTTCTAAACACTAACGTAAAGAATTTCAGAATTATTATATTAGAATCATTACTGGCCTTCATTCCAGGAGTAATGGTTATTAGACCCAATTATAATCACTGGAATTTCTTGTGGTTCCCATTAGCTGTACTGACTGGATATGGGGTATATTTGTCATTTAAAGCTGTTGGTAAAGTTGGTAAGACTACTTTCATTTTGTTGCCACTAGCGGTGTTCATGCTTTTTGCATATAAAGCATATTTTGGATTCAATAATCAAATAACATCGTTCAACAATTCTTCTGGATCAATGGAGGAGACTGCACAAATTAATAAAATGATGACTAAAGATAACAAAGGTCATAAGTTATATATTAAAAATCTCTCAAGCTTCTTTAACACTTTTAGATTGGTTCAAAAGCCAATAAATTCTTCAGAATACGTAAGTATGGAAAAGGTACCTCGCAAGAATAAAGAAAGTATTGTCCCATCTCCACAGAAAGATTATGGATATTTGAGAGATCTTAATGATGTTGGTAGGGCAGAGTCTGGTGATTCAACCATGCTTTTTGATGAAGACATGAGCGAGAATGGTGGATTTTTATCAGATAAAAGTTGGCATTTTGTAAAGCATTCGTATTTTAATCATCGTAAAGTTGAAATATTTAAAAAAGAGTAA
- a CDS encoding GNAT family N-acetyltransferase, whose protein sequence is MWETKTFSELTTKELYEILYLRTKTFVVDQERVYQEVDEHDLEAIHIFDMIDGKVAAYARVFPQGNNVTFGRVVTASKYRGQGLGKELMDYVLTAIQHNFPHKEIEIEAQVQVQDFYKKFNFESHGKSFLFNHTPHIKMTHPAI, encoded by the coding sequence ATGTGGGAAACAAAAACCTTTTCAGAATTAACCACCAAAGAACTTTATGAAATCCTTTATCTTAGAACTAAAACTTTTGTTGTTGACCAAGAACGAGTTTATCAAGAAGTTGATGAACACGACTTGGAAGCTATCCATATTTTTGACATGATTGATGGCAAGGTTGCCGCCTATGCACGTGTTTTCCCACAAGGAAATAATGTCACTTTTGGACGTGTCGTTACTGCTTCCAAATACCGTGGACAAGGCTTAGGCAAAGAATTAATGGATTACGTGCTAACTGCGATTCAACACAACTTCCCGCATAAGGAAATTGAAATTGAAGCACAAGTCCAAGTTCAGGATTTCTATAAAAAATTTAATTTTGAAAGCCACGGCAAATCATTTTTATTCAACCATACGCCACATATCAAAATGACCCATCCAGCTATCTAA
- a CDS encoding MarR family winged helix-turn-helix transcriptional regulator, with translation MLNKSEISSIRNFNRDYTKLLGIMNKKVLNTPFSWTEGRVLLEISFNNDKTPIEVATNLDLDKSYTSRILNRFEKKGLISKSPSATDSRSVELSLTTEGQKMVKELDDRSDQQIKDLLANLSSTEQQQFFQSMATLDKLLFTRK, from the coding sequence TTGTTAAATAAATCTGAGATATCTTCCATCAGAAATTTCAACCGAGATTACACCAAACTACTCGGAATCATGAATAAAAAAGTTCTCAACACGCCATTCAGTTGGACTGAGGGTCGTGTCTTACTAGAAATTTCATTTAATAACGACAAAACTCCTATCGAAGTCGCCACAAATTTGGACCTCGATAAGAGTTATACAAGTAGAATTCTCAACCGCTTCGAAAAAAAAGGTCTCATCAGCAAATCACCTTCAGCCACCGATTCCCGTTCAGTCGAACTAAGTCTAACTACTGAAGGACAAAAAATGGTTAAAGAGTTAGACGACCGCTCCGACCAACAGATCAAAGACTTGTTAGCCAATCTATCATCAACTGAGCAACAACAATTTTTCCAATCTATGGCAACTTTAGACAAATTACTCTTTACTAGAAAGTAG
- a CDS encoding glycerol-3-phosphate responsive antiterminator produces MLLNSVVIPSVREIKYLRRACQADSPIVFISDTNIGNLMSQVEFVHKHGKKVFADLELIGGFKPDSTGMKLLKNMYHLDGIFTTNVNAARMANALGIIVVYRLFMIDSRSLKRSANILRNNHFDAIEVLPAECGVQEIEQLTQMNDKHNYIAGGFVRDKEMIKEIFGVGISAVTTSKVDLWE; encoded by the coding sequence ATGTTATTGAATTCAGTCGTTATACCATCGGTTAGAGAAATTAAGTATTTAAGAAGAGCCTGTCAGGCTGATTCTCCAATCGTTTTCATCAGTGATACAAATATTGGAAACTTAATGTCACAAGTTGAATTTGTACATAAGCATGGCAAGAAAGTATTTGCTGATTTGGAATTGATTGGTGGATTTAAGCCGGATAGTACCGGAATGAAACTTTTAAAGAATATGTATCATTTGGACGGAATTTTTACAACGAATGTAAACGCAGCTCGGATGGCAAATGCTTTGGGAATAATAGTAGTCTACCGATTGTTCATGATTGATTCTCGATCTTTGAAAAGATCGGCTAATATTTTAAGAAATAACCACTTTGATGCTATTGAGGTTTTACCAGCCGAGTGTGGTGTACAAGAAATTGAGCAATTAACGCAGATGAATGATAAACACAATTATATCGCTGGTGGTTTTGTAAGAGATAAGGAAATGATCAAAGAAATTTTTGGTGTAGGTATTTCTGCGGTCACCACAAGCAAGGTTGATTTATGGGAATGA
- a CDS encoding class I fructose-bisphosphate aldolase, whose protein sequence is MDKQKRMSKLFGKDGKTIIVALDGFGFSKNTEGVDFSVKNVKNLLKYGLNAALVTYGQAQMFEEDLLDVPTVLRVDGSVNVFDPTVPETAEFFDVTDALKLGADGVVCMTFPGAKGREEFSHKMLAHLAKQGEEWNVPVLAETLPYSYPVISEESGDPMNVRTGARLGAEYGADVIKTRMTGDVETDKKIVENAHRPVVALGGPKTSNEEYFQFVRNLMDAGVKGIACGRNITQDPNPVGKVAALAAIIHDDKSVDEAIKIYNEVKSEK, encoded by the coding sequence ATGGATAAGCAAAAACGTATGTCAAAACTATTTGGAAAGGATGGCAAAACTATTATTGTCGCCTTGGACGGATTTGGTTTTTCAAAGAATACCGAGGGTGTTGATTTCAGTGTTAAAAATGTCAAAAACTTATTGAAATATGGTTTAAATGCTGCATTGGTAACTTATGGCCAAGCTCAAATGTTTGAAGAAGATTTGCTTGATGTTCCAACTGTATTACGTGTCGATGGTTCAGTAAATGTATTTGATCCAACAGTACCAGAAACAGCAGAATTCTTCGATGTAACTGATGCCTTGAAACTGGGTGCCGATGGTGTTGTTTGTATGACATTCCCAGGTGCAAAGGGACGTGAAGAATTCTCACATAAGATGTTAGCTCACTTGGCAAAACAAGGTGAGGAATGGAACGTGCCTGTTTTGGCTGAAACATTACCATACAGTTATCCAGTAATCAGTGAAGAATCTGGAGATCCAATGAATGTACGTACAGGTGCACGTTTAGGTGCTGAATATGGTGCAGATGTAATTAAGACAAGAATGACAGGCGATGTTGAGACAGACAAGAAGATTGTTGAAAATGCCCATCGTCCAGTAGTTGCCTTAGGTGGTCCAAAGACAAGCAATGAAGAGTACTTCCAATTTGTACGTAACTTGATGGATGCTGGTGTTAAAGGTATTGCCTGTGGACGTAATATTACTCAAGATCCAAATCCTGTTGGTAAGGTTGCTGCTTTGGCCGCTATTATTCACGATGATAAGAGCGTGGATGAAGCTATTAAGATTTACAACGAAGTTAAGTCAGAAAAGTAG
- a CDS encoding membrane protein encodes MWNSYFGFVITFVAIFTLVPYLTSLITSWLGHLSKIILVDNLGNNSQLVVGGLGVIIHELGHAIFAYLFGHKVTHVQLLNLNYRQSGALGSVDHRWNDRNVYQILGNFFIGLAPYYMCSLALFILQKYLLNAQFSISSLTQSLNINTTLSASMIFDSVLDNLKSSFANASWGMIILYVVLTIMIASTGYDLSRNDFMTVNKGILPWVVTLIVFGSIFYVFHIRTAIISGSVYFIAFSVLFMFHAIISIVLSMGVIKVLGFFN; translated from the coding sequence GTGTGGAATAGCTATTTTGGATTTGTGATAACTTTCGTAGCCATCTTTACTTTGGTGCCTTACCTGACGTCACTGATAACTTCGTGGTTAGGTCATCTATCAAAAATAATTTTGGTTGATAATTTAGGAAATAATAGTCAATTAGTTGTGGGTGGACTCGGGGTAATTATTCATGAGTTAGGTCACGCTATTTTTGCCTATTTATTTGGACATAAAGTGACCCACGTCCAGTTATTGAATTTGAATTATCGACAGTCTGGTGCTTTAGGTTCAGTTGATCATCGTTGGAATGACCGTAACGTTTATCAGATATTAGGAAACTTTTTCATTGGATTAGCGCCGTATTACATGTGTTCGTTGGCATTGTTTATATTACAAAAATATTTGTTAAACGCCCAATTCAGTATCAGTTCACTGACACAGAGTTTGAATATCAACACGACTTTGTCGGCAAGTATGATATTTGACTCGGTGTTGGATAATTTGAAATCCAGTTTTGCCAATGCTTCGTGGGGGATGATTATCCTCTATGTTGTATTGACGATTATGATTGCTAGCACTGGTTATGACTTGAGCCGCAACGATTTTATGACAGTTAATAAAGGAATTTTGCCTTGGGTCGTGACATTGATTGTGTTTGGTTCAATTTTCTATGTTTTCCATATAAGAACAGCAATTATCAGCGGTTCGGTTTATTTCATCGCTTTTTCGGTCTTGTTCATGTTTCATGCCATCATCAGTATTGTTCTGTCGATGGGTGTGATTAAAGTATTGGGGTTCTTTAATTAA
- a CDS encoding NUDIX hydrolase: MSHKKVHFAFGAYGIISASNKLLVISKNGGPYIKRYDLPGGSLDEGESISEAVVREVREETGLETLHFQQLGTISFIYPWTYQHFNWNNHVCTFYLIDDYSGTPRIKNEQFIGQDANGSEWVDIEDLNLENSSPLVLKAKEYLLLKKFVATDTKYTHWNVLH, translated from the coding sequence ATGAGTCATAAAAAAGTTCATTTCGCTTTTGGGGCTTACGGTATTATTTCTGCCAGTAACAAACTTTTGGTTATTAGCAAGAACGGTGGACCCTACATTAAAAGATATGATTTACCTGGTGGTAGTTTGGATGAAGGCGAGTCGATCAGTGAGGCTGTTGTTCGTGAAGTCAGGGAAGAAACTGGTTTGGAGACTTTACATTTTCAACAGTTGGGGACGATTAGCTTTATTTATCCTTGGACGTATCAACACTTTAATTGGAATAATCATGTCTGCACGTTCTATTTGATTGACGACTATTCAGGCACTCCACGTATTAAAAATGAGCAGTTTATCGGTCAAGACGCTAATGGTTCTGAGTGGGTGGATATTGAAGATTTGAATTTGGAAAATAGTTCACCTTTAGTTTTGAAGGCTAAAGAATACCTCTTGTTGAAAAAGTTTGTTGCAACTGATACTAAATATACCCACTGGAATGTCTTGCATTAG
- a CDS encoding PTS sugar transporter subunit IIA — translation MFKIFRKNHTTANIELQDNNQMSALKLAAKKAADEFGVDEQTIQSSIFASAAAGNTIIENRAVFMYATSEKKSRVHTMMLTFKNPVVWGNDKTPIDYLIVGMFPEDSDQNTVDAVTEKITNIMHDKSEQLDDIKFNDGDLNKLNQAFTD, via the coding sequence ATGTTTAAAATTTTTAGAAAAAACCACACAACCGCAAATATCGAATTACAAGATAACAATCAAATGAGTGCTTTGAAATTAGCTGCTAAGAAAGCCGCCGACGAGTTCGGTGTTGATGAACAAACTATTCAAAGCAGTATCTTTGCTAGTGCTGCCGCTGGCAATACTATTATTGAAAACCGTGCTGTCTTCATGTACGCAACTAGTGAAAAGAAGAGCCGTGTTCACACAATGATGCTGACATTCAAGAACCCCGTTGTTTGGGGCAATGACAAGACTCCTATCGACTACTTGATTGTAGGCATGTTCCCAGAAGATTCAGATCAAAATACTGTTGACGCTGTTACTGAAAAAATCACTAATATTATGCACGATAAATCAGAACAACTTGATGATATTAAGTTTAATGATGGTGATTTGAATAAACTTAACCAAGCATTTACTGACTAA
- a CDS encoding HAD hydrolase-like protein, whose protein sequence is MKNLFFDFDGTIANTQEGVINALNYMAKEMKMENLGEDIYTKFIGPSLPEGLARYYPDFPKSRYQEAIKTYQAFYNTKGIYQLKLYDQMEETLAKLQTDGYKLFVSTVKPESLVKILVPHLGLDKYFSGVYGASDDETTRNTKKAILRYGMDDAGVSATDTLMIGDRMTDMEGGLENHTHTLGVLYGFGDKKELADSGAERIVEHVTDIPAGVEQFA, encoded by the coding sequence ATGAAAAATTTATTTTTTGATTTTGATGGCACTATTGCCAATACCCAAGAAGGTGTCATAAATGCACTTAATTACATGGCTAAAGAAATGAAGATGGAAAATCTGGGTGAAGATATTTATACAAAATTTATCGGACCATCCCTACCAGAAGGCTTGGCTAGATACTATCCTGACTTCCCCAAGTCACGCTACCAAGAAGCTATCAAAACTTATCAAGCCTTCTACAATACTAAAGGTATTTACCAACTGAAACTTTATGATCAAATGGAAGAAACTCTTGCCAAATTACAAACTGACGGATACAAACTTTTCGTTTCTACAGTTAAGCCTGAATCTCTTGTTAAAATTCTTGTCCCTCATCTCGGGCTGGATAAGTACTTCTCAGGCGTTTATGGTGCATCTGACGACGAGACTACCCGCAACACTAAGAAAGCCATTCTACGTTATGGCATGGACGATGCTGGTGTTTCCGCCACTGACACATTAATGATTGGCGACCGTATGACTGATATGGAGGGTGGTTTAGAAAATCATACCCATACCCTCGGCGTTCTTTATGGCTTTGGTGACAAAAAAGAATTGGCTGATTCCGGTGCTGAACGCATTGTTGAACACGTAACCGATATTCCCGCAGGAGTTGAACAATTTGCTTAA
- a CDS encoding AI-2E family transporter — translation MEINRRNIIRYGIIVVLVLVGLIYPAQIYSIFLNLFGILLPIVLGGVLAYVLNLLVVKLEKHFFPNSKSKWINGSRRGIVILLTLVIVILVMTGVFRLVLPQFILALTKFFKSIPALFSDISNLAEKINSHSAVPDQLKAIDINWTSVQSKVMKFLTSGVSGLFGSTFKIVTGFAKGIFNFILAVTFAVYILATKEKLIGQVNKAGKAFIKENTRKKIKYVLDITNNMFSSFIVGQVTEAIILGTLCALGMLLFKFPYALSVGAFVGITSLVPILGAWAGGAVGFLLIVVDSPLQAVLFVVFIIVLQQLESNLIYPRVVGTSIGLPGIWVLASITVGGGLGGIVGMLLGVPVAATIYQLVKNEANRRLENPAKV, via the coding sequence TTGGAAATAAATCGTCGGAATATTATTAGATACGGCATAATCGTTGTACTTGTCTTGGTTGGACTAATTTATCCTGCCCAAATTTACAGTATCTTTTTAAATCTGTTTGGAATTTTGCTGCCAATAGTTTTAGGTGGCGTTTTGGCATATGTGCTGAATCTTTTGGTTGTTAAATTGGAGAAACATTTTTTCCCTAATAGTAAGTCGAAATGGATAAATGGTAGTCGCCGTGGCATCGTTATTTTGCTTACTTTGGTGATTGTTATTTTGGTTATGACTGGTGTCTTTCGTTTGGTATTGCCACAGTTTATTCTGGCTTTGACGAAATTCTTCAAGTCGATTCCAGCGTTGTTCTCTGATATTTCTAATTTGGCAGAGAAGATAAATAGTCACTCGGCTGTGCCTGATCAATTGAAGGCTATTGATATTAATTGGACTTCGGTTCAATCTAAGGTTATGAAATTTCTGACTTCTGGTGTCAGTGGTCTGTTTGGTTCAACTTTCAAAATTGTGACAGGATTTGCCAAAGGTATTTTTAACTTTATTCTGGCTGTCACGTTTGCCGTTTATATCTTGGCAACTAAAGAAAAATTGATTGGTCAAGTTAATAAGGCTGGTAAAGCATTTATTAAAGAAAATACTCGTAAAAAAATTAAATATGTTTTAGATATTACTAATAATATGTTCAGCAGTTTTATTGTTGGACAGGTTACGGAAGCAATTATTCTTGGGACACTTTGTGCCCTAGGGATGCTACTATTCAAGTTTCCATATGCATTATCAGTTGGTGCTTTCGTTGGTATTACATCATTGGTACCAATCCTTGGCGCTTGGGCTGGTGGGGCTGTTGGTTTCTTGTTGATCGTAGTTGATTCACCATTACAAGCTGTGCTATTCGTTGTCTTTATTATTGTCTTGCAACAACTAGAAAGTAATTTAATTTATCCACGTGTGGTCGGGACATCAATTGGCCTACCAGGTATTTGGGTTTTGGCATCCATTACAGTTGGTGGTGGACTTGGTGGTATTGTAGGAATGCTATTAGGTGTTCCTGTTGCCGCAACTATTTATCAATTAGTTAAGAATGAAGCAAATCGTCGTTTAGAAAATCCAGCTAAGGTATAA